In Cotesia glomerata isolate CgM1 linkage group LG8, MPM_Cglom_v2.3, whole genome shotgun sequence, the sequence cgccgaagataagcggcataattacgcaggtgtttaggcgtaaaatgctctagctccggatgcatatcactccaaagagtatgcatccgggccatataaccgctcacccccggctcgctacgttggtagcacaccaagaggtcgactcgtagttcctccgtccacttaaagttagtccttaaagcgccagggtcgtcatcgttcatcgggtccggcgtgctcctcccacctgatgaatggtcctcatccgaaaaggaccggttgtggggagcacttctgagattacgtcttgttgtaactcagtatttcaatgcagtgggtagttggcccactgcatcggctacgtcgttcgcctacagacctggtgttatggtctgcgtttcccgcgatgcgccgcttggaggccacgtagcaagcaccgcttattattattattattactattattattattgttgagaAGACAAGATTTTCAAGTCAACTTtcctaattattatttattattcatattatattttatttttatatttgccGCTCAAAGTGGCAACTAGCTTATGATTATTGTTCTCATTGAGACGGCGTCGGTCTACGCGTAGCCTAGCTGCGTATACGACTCACTCTCTGGCTTGCTCGCCGTGGCTCGCACATGTTGCTTGGACGCTTGGCGGTATTACGTACTACTGCGTAGTTACAACTCAAGTACTTTTCTTAATATTGTTAACTATATAATACGGATATTATTTTGATATCAAAGATTGTTTAGAAGTGTTTTATATTCATCagaagaataaataaacttagatTCAGTTTAAATAAAACCTTGTGTTccaattttattcataatccCGACAGGTTATCGGACTAGTACACGCTTCCACTGCGTacgtgatttatttattaaaaattgggTGAAGTGATTGATCACAAGGTAAGAGTATTTATGAATATTCATTTAGAAAAGATATTccggaaaatttatataagAATATAAGACGTAATTATAGACGAACAAAAGCATGCATgcaaagaaaatataaaacgtAATGAATAAGTTTTAATAGACGTTTAATTTAGATAACTTAGAAAgacttgataaatatttatttatttcattaaataaattcgtagatttctaaaaatattttttactatattaGATGGTGACAAATAGATTTACTTTAAGTGGATCGACTCTTGTTTTATGATGAAATCGCTGGCGAAGCCGGTAGACGCTAAAAATTCAAGATGTCGGCCAACAGTGTCATAATAACTATAGTACACGAGAATCACGTGTATTACAATAGTATGTTTAGATCTCGATTTTTAGAAgatgttttaaatttagatgTTCTAAAAGTgaagtattaattttaatcactataaaattgtattttgacatgtcaataatattgattaatataaaatacatattaaAGCTATTTCGGTAACTTTAGCTATGCGACGCTTGTGTTCGGCATCAAGTAGCTTATAGTTTGTGAGGTTGTTTGTTTGCATAATGTATCCCAAGTGTGTGCGTGATCAACCGTCTTCAACGTCGTTTTATTGCCGTGCGTAAAACTATACGTTGGTATAGGTGTGCATACTTGAGGTGGTGCTGTGTAAATGATCAATCTTGCGTTTCAAATCAAAGTGAGTTGCTGTgcgtttattttaatttagaagcACGAAACAGAATCAATTAAGAAGAGTATCGGGTACTAGATGAATAGAATTTTAGAATATCAATAATAAGAGAtagatgataaattattaattaaataataaattattaattaaatgtataattaattaaatttaaattctgttTCATAAAATCCGAAATAGATGTCAGAGTCAGACAAAGCTCCACTGGTTGATTATGAGAGTGAGGAAAGTTTTGAAAGGATTGAAGATCTTGAAGATGTTGAACAGAATCCTGAAAATGTCGAACAATAACCAGCAGTGAAAATTAAGACTGAGAAAAATGTGGACACTCTTCACAGTCTGTCACAGTTTCGCAAAGGATTGATTCAACAAGCAGATGAAGGTAATCCAATATCATCAACAAAAACTGTTGACATTAAAGATGTCAAGGTGCCACTTGAAAGAATGAAAAACTTCTCAACTCCTGTCAAACCAGGCCAGTCGACGAGTAAGTAAtgactataaaataatttagaagcTGTAAACATAATTAGAAGACACACTTTATGAAAGATGAAAGTGTTTAAGAGTAGTTAGATGAGGCCTATTTAGATGTATAAAGATGTATAGATGTTAAGAAAATCCCAGATACTAACTAAGATTACATGTTTACAGGTACAGATGATGGTACAGATGATGGTAAAGATGATGGTACAGatgatgattttaaaaacaagAGTAACAATACCAAGATTAAGATTAGAAGCAGTGAAAAGATGTTAATGCTTGGTAATAAGGATTTAGAAGATATGAAGAGGTTGATGTTGGAGTCAAACAAGCAGACTCAAGAAATGGCAACATCAATTGGAAGAACAGCTAGGAGACTCGAGGAAGTCTCTAACGCAATGTTAGATGCCCTAAAGGTGATGACAAAAGGGTATAAAGCAGAGTTAGATCGCGAAAAGACTAAAGCAGAAGCAGCTAAGGTAAAGAATTCACATAAATTTCCTGCTTTCCCAACTAAGAATGATTTAGAAATTACAAATGGGAATCATACTATCTCTAGAGATTTGAATGTAATTAAAGATGCATTACTATCAAATCAAAGTAAGATTAACGTTAGAAGAGATTATAGATTAActcaaaaatcaaactataatatctggtttgattatttaaaatcagaaCTTACTAGTTGTGATTTATTAGATGTAATAGATGAGAATAAcagtaatgataataacatCAAATTCgatgaataataaaagaaaatgcCTTGTtaaagatattattattaatcatttagaTGAAGATTATCACAAGGAAATTCTTGAGATGTCTGAACccgtagaaattttaaaaagaattaaagaATGTAGAAAAGAACAGATAAACCTTACATCAAGTTCAGTTAGAAAAAGATTGTATTCAATTAAGATGAAAAAGAATGAGAAGGTCAATGATTTCTGTGAAAGATTTGACCAGATCATTAGAGAATATCAATCTTGCGGAGATGGAGAAAAATTAACTGAGCAAGAAATTAGATCGGCGTTTTACCAAGCTATAACCCCTGTAACTCCCTAACTAATGTCCGCAAATTTTCTTAAGAGATCTCATTCAAAAGAGATGATGACATTGAATGAAATGAAATCTTTTATTCTACAGTTAGAAGCAGAAAAGAAGACCGGAGACGGAGAAGATACTGTCAAAGCACAGACAGCAAAATTTGACAGTAAGACAAAATGTTTCAGATGTGCTAAGACTGGACATAGAATCGAGGACTGTACATTGGCAAAAGATTTGTGGTTTTGCTATTTCTGCCAAGATTTTAGAAATCACAAGGGTAAAGATTGCGACGAGGGAAGACTCAAAAgtaagattttaaataatgataatatcaAATCTAGAGGTAAAGTAGATAGACGAGGTTTTATTAAAGTTAGAAATAATGTGAATTCTAAGCcatataataatgatagacgttttaagaattataataagaataatcaGCACTCAGCTCAAAATGCACTTAAACGAGAAAGTAGAAGTGCAAAAAGAGTGACTGATGAAAGACAAggtaagaaattattaaatgaagtTTTAATAGAtgagattaaatttattgcggATTCAGGAGCAACAGATCACATAGTAAAGAATCGATTGATATtaagcaattttgaaaaatgtgaaaataaagtaattaagaGTGCCAATAAGAATAAATCGGCTGATATTATAATAGATGGAAAAGGTGATCTTTTGTTCTACACGAATCAAGATAacaagataattaaattatcaaatgttaTTAGTGCTAAAGATGTAtcagataatttatttcagtGAGTGCAGTCACAACAGAGATGCGTGATCTGTGACTACCGTAAACGGAGCACCTTCGAGATAGCATCTCAGCTTCCTCACCGCCCAGACTACAGCTAAGCACTCCTTCTCTGTAGTCGTGTATCTAGTTTCTGCACCACGGAGCTGACGACTGAggcaaataattaaatgctcTTTGTCTGTTCCGGGTTCTTTTTGAACTAGAAACGCCCCAAGACCGGTGTCGCATGCATCAGTGTATAATACATACGGCCAGTCGGGTTTTGGAATTGATAAAGGCTGAGCATCAACGAGAGACTGTTTGAGCAACTGAAACGACTTTTCCTCTTCTGGACCCCACCTCCACTCCGAATTCGCGCCTGTTAACTTGTTCAAAGGACCTTGAGTCTTCGCAACATTCTGGAGATGGCGGTGGTACCAGTTAACAAGGCCCAGAAAGCTAcgtaattgttttttgttgGTTGGagtgggaaaatttacgactGGTGAGATTCTTTCTGGGTCAGGATATAACCCAGTTTCGTTTACAATGAATCCCAAAAATCTCACTTCGTTTCTGCAGAATTTGCACTTCTCCGGGTTGATCAAAAGGCCAAACTCGCGAAATACTTCAAAAAAAAGAGCTAGGACTTTGAGATGTTTATCAAAGGTTTCGCTTATTGCAATCCAATCATCAAGGTAAGCGAAAACCTGTTCAGTCCATTTTAGTGGGAGCTCTCTCTGGACCAATATTTGGCAAAAACGAGTTTTTACGTGGTCCATAGCTTTTTGAAAGGTACTTGGAGCTCCTACGAGTCCGTATGGCATACGTAGCCACTCGAATTGACCTCTACCTTCCACGGAGAATGCTGTTAGTGGAACTGAGTCTGGTGACATGAGAATTTGGTGAAATGCCTCTCTTAAGTCCATTGTTGAAATGTAAGTCGCACCATGAAGAGCGCTCAGTATTCTGAGCATGTTCGGAAGTGGGTGTGCAGGTGGTATTGTCACTTTGTTGACTGGACGATAGTCAATACAAAATCTCCACTTGTTGTTTGGTTTTGAAACCATCAACGGCGAACATGACCAGACACTGAAGCTCGggcgaatgaaatttttctctaGGAGCTCATCAATCTGTTTATTCAACTCCTCATTCACAACTGGGCTTCTACGATACGGTTTAATTGTGCTGATTTCTCATGGCAGTTAATAGGTTGGAACAAAAAGACTTCTGGAGAATCCGAAAATTTCCACTTGCAGTTCTTGCAGTCGATTTGTACCTCGAATTTAGTCGCGAAGTCCATCCCCAGGACCAAGGAACAACCTAGGTCGGGTAAAACACTCAAATATTGTTCCCCAGCAACAGATCCGATTTGAATTATGAAAGGGGCTCCACCTTTACTTATGCAAGTAGAGTGATTAGCAAGAAGCACTCCTTTCTTGGTCTGATCGTCTTGAAGCTCACCAGCAGCCAGATGTTTGACGTCCTCATAtactttttcatttatataagACCTCTCGCTGCCAGTATCCAGGATTCCATTTAGCTTCACCCCAAATATCCATACGGATATGGGTATCCTGGACGTTTTTTCCGGTGGTGACCCGTTTCCGGGCTTGAAAATACGTCTAGTAGCTAGTTTGTGGATAAAAGACGCAGTGAGGGGTTTGCCTTGTAGTATGTGAGGTAAAAACGAAGCTTGTGATGACTTAATGGTGTCTGTTGGGACTGCTGGTTGAGATACTGCTGGTTCGCGGATTGTCTCGACTTCATCTTCCCACTCAGAGTCTGATGCTTGTTCTGGCTCTGAGTTATCATCGGAATGATGTTGTACCGCAAATATACAAGGATGGAGTAAATCATCAGACAGATCCGATGGAGGATCTTCTAATAGTGCGATTATTCTCAATACCTCCTCTGAACAGAGTGGTTTCACACGTTGTGTCTCTTGTATATTGACTGCGGAGTCAGAATCAACCATATTGTTTGTTTTGCCCCTTTCTGGCCCACAAGTAGGAGAATCCAGACGGGTATCATTATCAAAGTTGTCAGAAACAAACTTATTGTTTGTTTTGCCCCCTTCTGGCCCACAAGTAGGAGAATCCAGACGGGTATCAATTTCAGAATTGTGTAATTTGTTTCCCTGTTTATTAACTTGTTCTGGTGAGCACGTGGGAAACTTACGCGCTACCTctattcgtttttttgaatttgttgACTAGCATCTTCTTCTAAAATTTCAGTAATAACTGGTCCTGGCTTAGGTTGATTGTTAACCGGGACAACTAGAGGACAATTTT encodes:
- the LOC123270150 gene encoding uncharacterized protein LOC123270150, with the protein product MKNFSTPVKPGQSTSTDDGTDDGKDDGTDDDFKNKSNNTKIKIRSSEKMLMLGNKDLEDMKRLMLESNKQTQEMATSIGRTARRLEEVSNAMLDALKVMTKGYKAELDREKTKAEAAKLEAEKKTGDGEDTVKAQTAKFDSKTKCFRCAKTGHRIEDCTLAKDLWFCYFCQDFRNHKGKDCDEGRLKSKILNNDNIKSRGKVDRRGFIKVRNNVNSKPYNNDRRFKNYNKNNQHSAQNALKRESRSAKRVTDERQGATDHIVKNRLILSNFEKCENKVIKSANKNKSADIIIDGKGDLLFYTNQDNKIIKLSNVISAKDVSDNLFQ